A single region of the Streptomyces sp. AM 4-1-1 genome encodes:
- a CDS encoding amino acid adenylation domain-containing protein: MTDATTTTHLDALLARSAHRHPNRPALEGCGEIWTYARLDRAVDALAARLAAIGVAPGDRVGVYAAKSPAAVIALYGALRAGAVTAPLDITDPPERTARMVHNAGLSFLLTTDRSLAAGRRAAANIRGGTPAEEGALGHGLNWLRILTTDQRPAPLPTPTDRGGYILFTSGSTGWPKGVLLSHENVAHYAWWAAAEFGLTPDDRIGSQAALTFDLTTFDLFSAAAAGACTVLMPDLLRAFPRDVVSWLSEQRVTAFVAVPSLYHNMLEQGGLGETPPTDLRIAAFGGEAFAPPILERYLRLMNGVPFYNLYGPTETNACTYYRVPADWTAEQELTIGRGIGGVHLDVLDDDGRPTDGEGEIHIAGPSVFQGYLRGGELSDPTVSVTFRDGVTRRAYASGDIGRITADGRVFLRGRRDSQVKRRGHRIDLLDIENAVLELPGVATAAVVAKEAEYAGQIWVYARTNATERQVLSGLRDILPQRMLPDRVVPLTTLPTTTSGKVDRRALSSATFDGPAPLEESRT; this comes from the coding sequence ATGACCGACGCCACCACGACGACGCACCTCGACGCGCTGCTGGCCCGTTCTGCCCATCGCCACCCCAACCGCCCCGCTCTGGAAGGATGCGGCGAGATCTGGACCTACGCCCGGCTGGATCGCGCCGTCGATGCGCTGGCCGCACGTCTGGCCGCCATCGGCGTCGCACCGGGCGATCGGGTCGGCGTCTATGCGGCCAAATCCCCGGCTGCGGTCATCGCCCTTTACGGGGCGCTACGAGCCGGCGCGGTGACCGCACCACTCGACATCACTGATCCGCCGGAGCGAACCGCCCGTATGGTGCATAACGCCGGGTTGTCCTTCCTGCTGACCACCGACCGCTCTCTGGCCGCCGGCCGCCGGGCCGCCGCCAACATCCGCGGCGGCACCCCGGCCGAGGAAGGCGCCTTGGGTCACGGCCTGAACTGGCTTCGCATCCTCACCACTGATCAGCGACCCGCGCCCCTGCCGACACCCACCGACCGCGGCGGCTACATCCTCTTCACCTCCGGAAGCACCGGCTGGCCGAAGGGCGTCCTGCTCTCACACGAGAACGTTGCTCACTACGCTTGGTGGGCCGCGGCGGAATTCGGCCTCACACCCGACGACCGGATCGGCTCCCAGGCCGCTCTCACCTTTGACCTGACCACCTTCGACCTGTTCAGCGCGGCTGCCGCCGGTGCCTGTACTGTCCTTATGCCCGATCTGTTGCGCGCCTTCCCGCGCGACGTGGTCAGCTGGCTGAGCGAGCAGCGGGTCACTGCTTTCGTGGCCGTGCCGTCCCTCTACCACAACATGCTTGAGCAGGGCGGCCTCGGTGAAACCCCGCCGACTGACCTACGAATAGCCGCCTTCGGCGGAGAGGCTTTCGCCCCGCCGATACTGGAACGGTATCTGCGCCTCATGAACGGCGTGCCCTTCTACAACCTTTACGGACCCACCGAGACCAATGCCTGCACCTACTACCGCGTGCCCGCCGACTGGACCGCCGAGCAGGAACTGACCATCGGCCGCGGCATCGGCGGCGTCCACCTCGACGTACTTGACGACGACGGTCGGCCTACCGACGGGGAAGGCGAGATCCACATCGCTGGACCCAGCGTGTTCCAAGGCTATCTGCGCGGCGGTGAACTGAGTGACCCCACCGTCAGCGTCACTTTCCGGGACGGCGTCACCCGCCGCGCCTACGCCAGCGGCGACATCGGGCGGATCACCGCAGACGGCAGGGTCTTCCTGCGCGGCCGACGCGATTCCCAGGTCAAGCGGCGCGGACACCGCATCGACCTGCTGGACATCGAAAACGCTGTCCTTGAACTGCCCGGGGTCGCCACCGCGGCCGTGGTCGCCAAGGAGGCCGAGTACGCCGGCCAGATCTGGGTCTACGCCCGGACCAACGCAACGGAACGACAGGTCCTGTCCGGCCTTCGGGACATTCTCCCTCAGCGGATGCTCCCCGATCGGGTCGTCCCTCTCACCACCCTGCCCACCACCACCAGCGGGAAAGTCGACCGCCGAGCCTTGAGCAGCGCCACCTTCGATGGACCAGCACCCCTTGAGGAGAGCCGTACATGA
- a CDS encoding acyl carrier protein: protein MNSVEDLCALISSRITWSRGEESQSLDADTPLLEMGLIDSLAIMEIVAALDKEAGVSLPETEIVAANFRTPGALWATLGNLTAKGRE from the coding sequence ATGAACAGCGTCGAAGACCTCTGCGCCCTCATCAGCAGCCGTATCACCTGGAGCCGCGGCGAAGAGTCGCAGTCGCTGGACGCGGACACCCCGCTCCTGGAAATGGGCCTGATCGACTCACTGGCCATCATGGAGATCGTCGCGGCCCTGGACAAGGAAGCCGGTGTTTCACTGCCCGAGACCGAGATCGTCGCCGCCAACTTCCGTACTCCCGGGGCCCTCTGGGCGACTCTCGGGAACCTCACCGCTAAGGGCCGCGAATGA
- a CDS encoding alpha/beta hydrolase: MKHGDPDLAPLVFLHGGLGCVAAWGRFPAQLAAATGRRALVYSRHGNGGSGPAPQPLTARYMHVHAQEVLPEILGTLGIRRPVLVGHSDGASMALLYASAFPVEAVVGMGPHMYFEEQNRLGIEAARASYEAGPLAKKMALVHNHPRAVFDRWSEVWLSRRFRDWSIENDLDVTAPVLLIQGDADEYGSLDQIDSVQRSVRGPVQRLVPEACDHYPYLFCPDLVIETTRDFLVAHRAEAAR, from the coding sequence ATGAAACATGGTGACCCGGACCTGGCTCCCCTGGTCTTTCTGCACGGCGGCCTCGGCTGCGTCGCCGCATGGGGACGCTTTCCCGCCCAGCTCGCCGCCGCCACCGGACGGCGCGCCCTTGTCTACTCCCGGCACGGCAACGGCGGTTCGGGTCCCGCTCCACAGCCGCTCACCGCCCGCTATATGCATGTGCATGCTCAGGAGGTACTGCCCGAGATCCTCGGCACACTGGGCATACGCCGACCGGTGCTGGTCGGACACAGCGATGGCGCCTCCATGGCCCTGTTGTACGCATCCGCGTTCCCGGTGGAAGCCGTCGTCGGCATGGGGCCCCACATGTACTTCGAAGAGCAGAACCGCCTGGGCATCGAGGCCGCACGGGCTTCCTACGAAGCCGGGCCGCTCGCCAAGAAGATGGCCCTCGTGCACAACCACCCCCGCGCGGTCTTCGACCGCTGGAGCGAGGTGTGGCTTTCGCGCAGATTCCGCGACTGGTCCATCGAGAACGATCTCGATGTCACGGCGCCGGTCCTGCTGATTCAGGGCGATGCGGACGAATACGGCTCGCTCGACCAGATCGACTCCGTACAGCGATCGGTGCGCGGCCCCGTTCAGCGTCTCGTCCCCGAAGCGTGTGACCACTACCCGTACCTCTTCTGCCCCGACCTCGTCATCGAGACCACCCGTGACTTCCTCGTCGCGCATCGCGCCGAGGCAGCCCGATGA